The segment CAAAACGGGATAGCTGCCTGGACTTATTAACCTTCAAGCAAGGAATTAACCATAAACATTGGACTCGCACGTCGGAATGGGAAAACTGTCACTCGTTCTCACCAGGCATGAAGCCGCCCCGTCGTACCGGGTCAGATCCGGTATCCATGTCATCAAACGGTCCGAACAGGTTTTGATGAACGAGCGAGCTTCAGCGTCCCGGTCGATAAACCGGCGGCGACGTGCACCTGTCCTCGTCTCTTCATCGCGTCTGAGCCGGATCATTCAGTGGTTTCGCCGGCATTATTTACGCCCGGCAGCTCGGTGGGGACGATTTTGGCGCAGGATTCGCCGTCAGATCAGGCAGGACGGGCGCAGGCAGGCAGCCTTCGCGACCGCTTGCGTTTTGCTGGTCTCGATGCCGAGCAATGCGAAATCGTGCGCCGTAACCGGCCGATGCTGGACGCGCATCTGAAAGCCGGCCTGCGCGATCTCTTCCATCGCCTTCAGACTTTTCCGGACGCTGCCCGCAATTTTAACAGCGAAAGCCAGCTCGAACGGCTGCAGGACCTGCAATCCTCGCACTGGGGCGTGCTGACGGACGCCCGTTTCGACAGTCTCTATGCCGAGCGCGTCAAGGTTCTCTCCGATACCGAAAGCAAGATGGGGCTCGACCCGCGCTGGCACGTCGCCGGTCATGGCGTGGTGCTGGAGCATGTTCTCGCCGGTATCGTCGAGGAGATGGGCGGCCGCGCCATCCTGCCCGGCACCAAACGCCGCGCCCGTGAAATGGGCGAGCTGATCACGGCTGCCGTCCGCCTCGTCATGGTCGACGTCGAAATCGCCGTGTCCTTGCGCTTCAACGAGCTGCGGCTCAGCCATCAGCGGGCGCTTGCCGAACAGCGGAGCTCCGATCATGCCGAAGCTGTCGGTCTCTTTGCCGATGTCATTCGCAGCCTCGCGGAGCGTGATCTGACCGTCCGTCTACCCGCGAACGGCCCGGAGGCCTATGCCGACCTGGCCCAGGCGCTGAATGCTGCTCTGGATGACATCCAACAGCAATTTGCGGCGCTGTCCGGCAGGGTGCAGGCGGCCGACGCGGCGGCGGATGCGATCGCGCGCGATTCCCGCTCCCTTGCCCAGAATTCCCTGCAGCAATCCCATGGGCTTGCTGCATCGGCAAAGCAACTCGCCGAACTGGCGGATCAGGTTCGCAGCAATGCGGCGAGCACCCGGTCGGCCGAGCGCGCCGCCGCATCCACCCGTGTTGCGGCCGAGGACAGCGGCCGGGTCGTCGGTCAGGCAATTTCCGCGATGGCCGATATCGAAACGTCGGCGGAAAAGATCGGCCAGATCATCGGCGTCATCGACGAGATCGCTTTCCAGACCAATCTGCTGGCGCTCAATGCCGGTATCGAAGCCGCGCGCGCCGGCGACAGCGGCCGCGGCTTTGCCGTCGTCGCCCAGGAAGTCCGCGCGCTTGCCCAACGCTCCGCCGATGCCGCCCGCGAGATCAAGGTGCTGGTGACGGGCACCAAGGCACAGGTCGATGCCGGCGTGCAGATGGTCGGCCGCACACAGGAGGCGATCGGCGGCATCGTTCGCCAGGTAACCGATATCAACGATGCCATTTCCGGCATTGCAGCCGCCACCGATGAGCAGGCAGCCGGCCTGCGCACGGTGACGACAGACATCGGCGGCTTCGGCGAACGCGCCGCTGCCACCGAAAGCCTTGCCCGTCGCTCGAACGAAGGCGCGGATCATCTTCATACCGTCATCCTCGACCTCGGCCAGACGATCCGCGAATTCCGCCTTGAGCGCGAGCGTCGCCATGCGGCTGTGCAGCGCCCGGTGACTGCCGTGCAACGTTTGCCGGTCGCCCAGCGCGACGAAGGGTTTGCAGGGCGTGACGAGGACAGCGCCGCCGAATTCGATTTTCCGCTTCGCAGGGCCGGGTTTGGAGGCGAACGGAATGCTTACTGACATCTCTATTTTATGCGCATGCGGGCTGTGTGACCCGATTTCAGGCAACAAGGAATAAAGCGATGCCGAGCAGGAAGGGCGAAAAGACAATCAGTCTGGCTGCGGTGCTGGACCTCAATGAAGCCTCGACGCTTCGCGGCAAGTTGATGGGGCTGCGCGGCAGCAACGTCGTGATCGATGCATCCGGCGTCGAGAGGATCGGGGCCTTGTGCGTCCAGGTCATCATGGCCGCCGCCAAGACTTGGAATGAAGACAAGCTGTCCTTCACCTTTTCGAAGGTATCGGACGCATTTCAAAAAACGATGCAGTTGATCGGCGTGGACATCGATCACCTGCTTGCCAAGGAGATCCGGCAATGAAGAAAAAAGTACTGACCGTGGATGATTCACGGACGATTCGAAACATGCTTCTCGTCACCCTCAATAACGCTGGCTTCGAGACCATCCAGGCCGAAGACGGTGTCGAGGGTCTCGAGGTTTTGGAGGAAGCCAATCCCGACGTCATCGTCACCGACATCAACATGCCTCGCCTTGATGGCTTCGGCTTCATCGAGGGCGTGCGCCGCAACGACAAGTACCGGGCCATCCCGATCCTGGTGCTGACGACCGAAAGCGACGCTGAAAAGAAGAACCGTGCCCGCCAGGCTGGGGCGACGGGCTGGATCGTCAAACCCTTCGATCCCGCCAAACTGATCGATGCCATCGAGCGTGTAACCGCTTAAACAGGATCTGTTCCTATGGATATGAACGAAATCAAAGAGATTTTCTTCCAGGAGTGCGAGGAGCAGCTCGCCGAACTGGAATCCGGTCTCCTGAAAATGAATGATGGCGACCGGGATCCGGAAACCGTCAACGCTGTCTTCCGTGCCGTTCATTCCATCAAGGGTGGGGCAGGGGCTTTCGGTCTGGATGACCTTGTCGCCTTTGCCCACGTCTTCGAGACCACGCTCGATTGTGTTCGATCCAACAAACTGGAGCCGACCCAGGATGTCCTGAAGGTCATGCTCAAGGCCGCCGACGTTCTGGCTGACCTGACCAATGCCGCCCGTGACGGCGGCAGCGTCGATCAGGCCCGCAGCAAGGGCCTGGTCAAGGAACTGGAAGCGCTGGCCCACGGCGAATTGCCGTCTGCATCGGCTGCCGCCGAAGCCGCGCCGAAGCCCGCAGCACCGGCCCCGACCGCCGTCAAAGCCGCGCCCGCCCCAACGGATGACAGCGGCTTTCAGCCGATCCCCTTCAGCTTCGACGATGATTTCGGTGGCGACGAAGCGCCTGCGGGCATGCCGGAATACGAAGTCAGCTTCAAGCCGCGCTCCGATCTCTACGCCAAGGGCAACGATGCCACGCTGTTGCTGCGCGATCTCTCGCGCGTCGGCGAGATGAGCATCCATTGCAACATGGACGCCCTGCCGGGCCTCGATCAGCTCGACCCTGAGGGCGCCTATTTCAACTGGACGATTTCGATCAAGACGGACAAGGGTGAAGACGCCATCCGCACGGTCTTCGAATTCGCCGAATGGGATTGCGAGCTCGATATCCGGCGAATCGAAGACGCCACTGCCGGCAGCGATGAAGAACTGCCGATGGTCCCTGTGCCCTTCGATCTCTCCGTTCTCGACGGCGACGAACAGGCTGTCGAAACTCCCGCGGAAGCGCCGAAGCCGAAAAGCGATGCGGCTGTCGCCGTTGCCGCCGCTGAAACGGCAAGCAATGTCACGCAGCTTGCCGCTGCCGCCGCTCGTGTCGAGAAGAAGGAAGCCGCGGCAGCCGCCGCCGCCGCCAATGCCGCTGCGCAGAACAATGCCGCCGCCGGCGCCGGCCAGACCATCCGCGTCGATCTCGACCGTGTCGACCGGCTGATCAACCTCGTCGGCGAGCTCGTCATCAACCAGGCGATGCTGTC is part of the Rhizobium sp. CB3090 genome and harbors:
- a CDS encoding methyl-accepting chemotaxis protein; the protein is MAQDSPSDQAGRAQAGSLRDRLRFAGLDAEQCEIVRRNRPMLDAHLKAGLRDLFHRLQTFPDAARNFNSESQLERLQDLQSSHWGVLTDARFDSLYAERVKVLSDTESKMGLDPRWHVAGHGVVLEHVLAGIVEEMGGRAILPGTKRRAREMGELITAAVRLVMVDVEIAVSLRFNELRLSHQRALAEQRSSDHAEAVGLFADVIRSLAERDLTVRLPANGPEAYADLAQALNAALDDIQQQFAALSGRVQAADAAADAIARDSRSLAQNSLQQSHGLAASAKQLAELADQVRSNAASTRSAERAAASTRVAAEDSGRVVGQAISAMADIETSAEKIGQIIGVIDEIAFQTNLLALNAGIEAARAGDSGRGFAVVAQEVRALAQRSADAAREIKVLVTGTKAQVDAGVQMVGRTQEAIGGIVRQVTDINDAISGIAAATDEQAAGLRTVTTDIGGFGERAAATESLARRSNEGADHLHTVILDLGQTIREFRLERERRHAAVQRPVTAVQRLPVAQRDEGFAGRDEDSAAEFDFPLRRAGFGGERNAY
- a CDS encoding STAS domain-containing protein — translated: MPSRKGEKTISLAAVLDLNEASTLRGKLMGLRGSNVVIDASGVERIGALCVQVIMAAAKTWNEDKLSFTFSKVSDAFQKTMQLIGVDIDHLLAKEIRQ
- the cheY1 gene encoding chemotaxis response regulator CheY1, translating into MKKKVLTVDDSRTIRNMLLVTLNNAGFETIQAEDGVEGLEVLEEANPDVIVTDINMPRLDGFGFIEGVRRNDKYRAIPILVLTTESDAEKKNRARQAGATGWIVKPFDPAKLIDAIERVTA
- a CDS encoding chemotaxis protein CheA, with product MDMNEIKEIFFQECEEQLAELESGLLKMNDGDRDPETVNAVFRAVHSIKGGAGAFGLDDLVAFAHVFETTLDCVRSNKLEPTQDVLKVMLKAADVLADLTNAARDGGSVDQARSKGLVKELEALAHGELPSASAAAEAAPKPAAPAPTAVKAAPAPTDDSGFQPIPFSFDDDFGGDEAPAGMPEYEVSFKPRSDLYAKGNDATLLLRDLSRVGEMSIHCNMDALPGLDQLDPEGAYFNWTISIKTDKGEDAIRTVFEFAEWDCELDIRRIEDATAGSDEELPMVPVPFDLSVLDGDEQAVETPAEAPKPKSDAAVAVAAAETASNVTQLAAAAARVEKKEAAAAAAAANAAAQNNAAAGAGQTIRVDLDRVDRLINLVGELVINQAMLSQSVIENDNNGASSINMGLEELQQLTREIQDSVMAIRAQPVKPVFQRMSRIVREIADMTGKSIRLITEGENTEVDKTVIDKLAEPLTHMIRNAVDHGVETPEKRTALGKNPEGTVRLTAKHRSGRILIELADDGAGINREKVRQKAIDNDLIPADANLSDEEIDNLIFLPGFSTADKISDISGRGVGMDVVKRSIQALGGRINISSKPGHGSVFTMSLPLTLAVLDGMVVTVAGQTLVVPLTAIVETLQPEASAIHSFGANHRLISIRNSFCPLVDVGRILNFRATQANPVEGVALLVESEGGGQRALMVDAIQGQRQVVIKSLEANYTHVPGIAAATILGDGRVALILDVDAVVGASRGQSLKAEMSYAAAG